One window of Dehalococcoidales bacterium genomic DNA carries:
- the ligA gene encoding NAD-dependent DNA ligase LigA: protein MTDQVQIQQRIEQLKADINRHNHRYHVLDSPEISDAEYDRLVRELKRLEEQYPQFLTPDSPTQRVGAAPVEAFGVVEHLYPLLSLGNAFSDEELTVWHTRTSRLLGEEQFDLVCEHKIDGLAVALTYIDGQLTTGATRGDGFRGENITRNLKTVRSIPLSVPGDAPPRFEVRGEVFLPKAGFHRLNQERVREGQPPFANPRNAAAGSVRQLDPRITTLRPLDICIYMLGWAEGRPVPDTHWEQLDYLKSLGFKVNSNNVRLDSIKQVEEYYRRWVDDRESLPYEADGIVVKVNAIERQDRLGNIGHEPRWAIAYKFPAVEETTVLKEIGISVGRTGTLNPYAILEPVAVGGVTIRQAALHNEADIRRKDIREGDWVTVRRAGEVIPEVVGPIASKRTGEEKEFSLLEKVFDREKGRPACPVCGAEIVRPEGEAMYYCTNTACPAQVQHGIELFVSRGAMDIRGIGESLSATLLAEGLIGNIADLYSLRQKREQLVGLEKMGEKSVDNLLDAIDQSRDRPLVRVILALGIRHVGGEMAGVLASHFGSMDRLADATREELLAIPSVGPRIADSIIAFFQQAENRQVIEKLRAAGVRLKEDAAEPRPLPLAGQEFVITGRLEAFSRQQAEERVKALGATVKDNVTRNTGYLVAGADPGGSKLARARELGTKEMTEEEFLVLLEEKV, encoded by the coding sequence ATGACTGACCAGGTACAAATCCAGCAGAGAATAGAGCAACTCAAGGCGGACATAAACCGCCACAACCACCGCTACCACGTGCTCGATAGCCCGGAAATCAGTGACGCGGAGTATGACCGGCTCGTCCGGGAACTGAAGCGTCTGGAGGAGCAGTACCCGCAATTCCTGACCCCGGACTCTCCGACACAGCGCGTGGGGGCGGCCCCGGTCGAGGCTTTCGGGGTGGTGGAGCACCTCTACCCGCTGTTGTCACTGGGGAATGCCTTCTCCGATGAAGAGCTGACGGTATGGCACACACGCACATCCCGGTTACTTGGCGAAGAGCAATTCGACCTCGTCTGTGAGCACAAGATAGACGGCCTTGCCGTGGCTCTGACCTATATCGACGGCCAGCTTACTACCGGGGCTACCCGTGGCGACGGATTCCGTGGGGAAAACATCACCCGGAACCTGAAGACCGTCCGGAGCATCCCCCTGTCCGTTCCCGGAGACGCCCCACCCCGATTCGAGGTGCGGGGGGAGGTCTTCCTGCCCAAAGCCGGTTTCCACCGGCTCAACCAGGAACGGGTCCGGGAGGGACAACCACCATTTGCCAACCCCAGAAACGCCGCCGCCGGCTCGGTGCGCCAGCTCGACCCCAGGATTACCACACTGCGTCCGCTGGACATCTGCATCTACATGCTCGGCTGGGCCGAAGGCAGGCCGGTCCCGGACACTCACTGGGAGCAACTCGATTACCTGAAATCGCTGGGCTTCAAGGTGAACTCCAATAACGTGCGATTGGACAGCATAAAGCAGGTCGAGGAGTATTACAGACGCTGGGTGGACGACCGGGAAAGCCTGCCCTACGAGGCCGACGGTATTGTCGTCAAGGTGAACGCAATCGAGCGTCAGGACCGCTTGGGCAACATCGGGCACGAGCCGAGATGGGCAATCGCCTACAAGTTCCCTGCCGTCGAGGAAACAACCGTGCTGAAGGAGATAGGCATCAGCGTTGGGCGCACCGGTACGCTCAACCCCTACGCCATTCTGGAACCGGTCGCCGTGGGTGGAGTTACCATCAGGCAGGCCGCCCTGCACAACGAAGCCGACATCCGCCGCAAGGACATCCGCGAGGGCGACTGGGTCACCGTCCGACGCGCCGGAGAGGTCATCCCGGAGGTCGTCGGACCGATAGCGAGCAAGCGCACCGGTGAAGAGAAGGAGTTCAGCCTTCTTGAGAAGGTGTTCGACCGCGAGAAGGGGCGCCCGGCCTGTCCCGTCTGTGGTGCCGAAATCGTCCGCCCCGAGGGTGAGGCGATGTACTACTGCACCAATACCGCCTGCCCCGCCCAGGTGCAGCACGGCATCGAGCTATTCGTCTCGCGGGGCGCGATGGACATCCGCGGCATCGGAGAGAGCCTGAGTGCCACACTGCTTGCCGAAGGCCTTATCGGGAACATCGCCGACCTCTACTCCCTCAGGCAGAAGCGCGAACAGCTCGTGGGACTGGAGAAGATGGGCGAGAAGAGCGTCGACAACCTGCTCGACGCCATTGACCAGAGCAGGGACAGGCCACTTGTCAGGGTTATATTAGCTCTCGGTATCCGGCACGTTGGTGGCGAGATGGCCGGAGTCCTGGCCAGCCACTTCGGTAGTATGGACCGCCTGGCTGATGCGACCCGTGAGGAGCTTCTGGCCATCCCGTCGGTTGGCCCCAGGATTGCCGATAGCATTATCGCCTTCTTCCAGCAGGCGGAGAACCGGCAGGTCATTGAGAAACTCAGGGCAGCCGGAGTCAGGCTGAAAGAAGACGCTGCGGAGCCGCGACCACTTCCCCTGGCCGGTCAGGAGTTTGTCATCACCGGCCGGCTGGAAGCCTTCAGCCGGCAGCAGGCGGAGGAACGGGTGAAGGCACTCGGTGCGACGGTAAAAGACAATGTTACCCGCAACACTGGTTACCTGGTCGCTGGGGCAGACCCCGGCGGCAGCAAGCTGGCACGTGCCCGGGAACTGGGCACGAAAGAGATGACGGAGGAGGAGTTCCTTGTTCTTCTGGAAGAAAAAGTATAG
- a CDS encoding hydroxyacid-oxoacid transhydrogenase has product MALESVVRMDSVSIKCGSGATREVGFDLKELGATRVMVVTDLNLAEKEPVKVTLKALEDAGIEAVLYSNTRIEPTDASLKEAIDFATRGKFDGFAGVGGGSSMDTAKIANLYSTYPADFLTYVNAPIGKGTPVPGPLKPLVCIPTTAGTGSEVTGVAVFDLVEMHLKTAIAHRFLRPATGIVDPDNTRTLPRMVAACTGFDVLAHALESFTAIPYNQRQAPENPRLRPAYQGSNPVSDVWAAKAIEMASKNIVRVVQNPADEEARSQMIIAATFAGIGFGNAGTHLGHGMSYPVSGMVRNYIPEGYSPDHAIIPHGLAVILTAPALVRFTAPVNPERHLEAARLAGVETAGARLEDAGDILADKIVSLMKETGMPNGLAAVGFTAEDVDKLVEGTLPQQRITRLSPRLFTPDDLKQLFLDSLTCW; this is encoded by the coding sequence ATGGCTTTGGAATCAGTAGTCAGGATGGACTCGGTCAGCATCAAGTGCGGCTCCGGAGCCACCCGGGAAGTCGGCTTCGACCTGAAAGAGCTTGGGGCAACAAGGGTAATGGTGGTGACAGACCTCAATCTGGCGGAAAAAGAGCCCGTGAAGGTGACCCTGAAAGCACTCGAGGACGCAGGAATTGAGGCGGTCCTGTACAGTAATACCCGCATAGAGCCTACGGACGCTTCGCTGAAGGAGGCTATCGACTTTGCCACAAGGGGTAAGTTCGATGGCTTTGCAGGCGTAGGCGGGGGCTCGAGTATGGATACTGCCAAGATTGCCAATCTCTACTCGACCTATCCGGCTGATTTCCTTACCTATGTCAACGCTCCAATCGGCAAAGGGACTCCTGTGCCCGGCCCCCTCAAGCCGTTGGTCTGCATCCCTACCACCGCGGGAACCGGAAGCGAAGTAACAGGAGTGGCTGTCTTCGACCTGGTTGAGATGCATCTCAAGACAGCTATTGCGCATCGATTCCTGCGGCCGGCGACAGGCATAGTCGACCCGGATAATACGCGCACCCTCCCCAGGATGGTCGCTGCGTGTACGGGTTTTGATGTTCTGGCCCATGCCCTGGAGTCTTTCACGGCCATACCCTACAACCAGCGCCAGGCACCGGAAAACCCACGACTGAGACCTGCTTATCAGGGTTCAAACCCGGTGAGTGATGTCTGGGCGGCAAAGGCTATTGAAATGGCAAGCAAGAACATCGTCCGGGTAGTTCAAAATCCTGCCGATGAGGAAGCTCGCAGCCAGATGATTATCGCCGCCACTTTCGCTGGAATCGGCTTTGGCAATGCGGGTACGCATCTCGGTCATGGGATGTCCTACCCTGTGTCCGGAATGGTGCGTAACTACATCCCCGAGGGATACTCTCCGGACCACGCCATTATTCCGCACGGACTGGCCGTCATTCTCACCGCCCCGGCCCTTGTTCGCTTCACCGCTCCGGTAAATCCTGAACGGCACCTGGAGGCTGCTCGACTGGCAGGCGTGGAAACTGCCGGTGCCAGATTGGAAGATGCCGGAGACATACTGGCCGACAAGATAGTCTCCCTGATGAAAGAAACAGGGATGCCCAACGGCCTGGCTGCTGTTGGCTTCACGGCAGAGGATGTGGATAAGCTGGTTGAGGGCACGTTGCCCCAGCAGCGTATAACCAGACTATCACCCAGGCTTTTTACGCCTGATGACCTGAAACAACTGTTCCTTGATTCGCTAACATGCTGGTAA
- the pth gene encoding aminoacyl-tRNA hydrolase: MFFWKKKYSYRLIVGLGNPGERYARNRHNIGFMCIENYAQKYGIRLNRKQATSRIGTGEILGHDVILVKPETFMNRSGLAVNRLRQKHQVRRDYIIVVHDDLDLPPGRIRIRPVGSSAGHKGITSVIDHLGRNDFARIRVGIGRPAGTDESTGVGDADIVTYVLGDLTPEEEETFREVIPRVGEAIDLILTEGLQAAMNKYNQ; this comes from the coding sequence TTGTTCTTCTGGAAGAAAAAGTATAGCTACAGACTGATTGTAGGTCTCGGGAACCCGGGTGAACGCTACGCCCGCAATCGCCACAACATAGGCTTCATGTGCATTGAAAACTACGCCCAAAAATACGGAATCCGGTTAAATAGAAAGCAGGCTACGTCCCGAATCGGCACCGGCGAGATACTCGGACATGACGTGATTCTTGTCAAGCCGGAGACCTTTATGAACCGGAGCGGTCTGGCGGTCAACCGCCTGCGACAGAAGCACCAGGTCAGGCGGGATTACATTATTGTGGTCCATGATGACCTGGACCTGCCCCCGGGCAGGATACGTATCCGGCCGGTGGGCAGCTCTGCGGGGCACAAGGGCATCACCTCGGTCATCGACCACCTGGGCAGGAACGACTTCGCCCGCATCCGGGTGGGTATCGGACGGCCGGCGGGGACGGACGAGTCTACCGGTGTCGGCGACGCTGACATTGTCACCTACGTCCTGGGTGACCTTACGCCGGAGGAAGAGGAGACCTTCCGGGAAGTCATCCCCCGCGTTGGTGAGGCCATCGACCTCATCCTGACCGAGGGCTTGCAGGCCGCCATGAACAAGTATAACCAGTAG
- a CDS encoding MBL fold metallo-hydrolase: MSKIDIHKLPLGNCNCYLIKQEGLVLVDAGFANQKDNFRRRLEGLSIAPKDISLILLTHGHYDHIGSAADLRKLTGAKIAINYRERDWVEQALKRLPPGIGFPGKVVALMTRVMALMVEFPRCPVDLVLEDKAFSLRPFGIEGTVLYTPGHTWGSMSVLLDTGDAFVGDLAMSVMPLRFNSGMPSLGDDRNTVKESWRLLLDNGAGTIHPAHGHSFSADVLKKGLSG; encoded by the coding sequence ATGAGCAAAATAGATATCCACAAGCTTCCCCTGGGAAACTGCAACTGCTACCTCATCAAACAGGAAGGTCTGGTCCTGGTTGATGCCGGCTTCGCCAACCAGAAGGACAACTTCCGCAGGAGGCTGGAAGGGTTGTCCATTGCCCCGAAAGACATCTCCCTGATTCTGCTTACACACGGCCATTACGACCACATCGGGTCGGCCGCCGACCTCAGGAAGCTGACCGGTGCGAAAATTGCCATCAACTACCGCGAGCGTGACTGGGTGGAGCAGGCCTTGAAACGACTTCCACCGGGGATTGGCTTCCCGGGTAAGGTGGTAGCGCTGATGACGAGAGTCATGGCGCTGATGGTGGAGTTCCCTCGCTGCCCGGTAGACCTGGTACTGGAAGATAAGGCGTTCTCCCTGAGGCCTTTCGGTATCGAGGGTACGGTGCTGTACACGCCGGGACACACATGGGGCTCGATGAGTGTCCTGCTGGACACCGGCGATGCCTTTGTCGGTGACCTGGCAATGAGCGTCATGCCCCTCCGGTTCAATTCGGGAATGCCGTCTCTCGGTGACGACCGTAATACGGTAAAGGAGAGCTGGCGATTGCTCCTCGATAACGGTGCCGGAACGATTCACCCCGCCCACGGGCACTCCTTCAGTGCGGACGTCCTGAAGAAGGGATTGTCCGGCTAG